The following coding sequences are from one Formosa haliotis window:
- a CDS encoding T9SS type A sorting domain-containing protein, giving the protein MFIPILFFMMGHAVAQTVTVNSLEELLPYLKQSDVDVKLAPGTYSINGSDIDDGTFSNPLFLFEGSNNVYDFTDVKIEISTEVLTKFGNVDVNEFQILGNDNVLKNLTIEDIGTTAPTNRAQSIVMDGRDNRIEGFDLTIRGSFPYGYGDAFGKGGGSVINHRKHSGVLIRGLRNHLKDCNIISRSYGHIVFMQAASHPTVEGCYIEGEMRSTDDMLAEAGTGTPADNVDFMTVWGYKLPAGYMMSLQEGGIRAYDAGTTYIDGEEIQRGTDNPTVLNCTVKNARTGVTLAHASGTKIVDNVTLLGCEQGYSIGSGTVSNCSADAQYGPVLSFAYSSDSNTDIDITVLPSDNHYNGSGTVAYIGGKAHNITLRGGESNNDLKIQVGGDKNNIRLLGVTSNQNPLSASSLQLNNYTDMPVVLDEMSTSVVVKTCGAGEIIDKGVSNSLLDCSEEASGFPNPEKAYRLGNNRFRFWVMANGTDQAFSLSYHDDINSGTINDFETLFPTSTESFWTFTPVEGREGYFYIDCIGGGEKPRLTATMDSGLPVMSAKTVTDASVQWSVVQPEGRLTYHITNDNARLIGANSESNQAILVAPGNTTNQSRFEVIEVLNYSLSIKNESLNNDILMFPNPTTDILNVEIKQEGSAQVEVFSLTGQKVISKFMKKGMSQLDLSQLLNGMYIVKIESDSGTQVKKVVKH; this is encoded by the coding sequence ATGTTTATTCCTATCTTATTTTTTATGATGGGACATGCCGTTGCCCAAACGGTAACAGTAAACTCACTTGAAGAATTATTGCCGTATTTAAAACAAAGTGATGTTGATGTAAAACTGGCTCCAGGGACCTATTCTATAAACGGGTCCGATATCGATGATGGTACATTCTCCAATCCGCTATTTTTATTTGAAGGCTCCAATAATGTCTACGATTTTACCGATGTAAAAATTGAAATTAGCACAGAGGTTTTAACGAAATTCGGAAATGTTGATGTGAATGAATTTCAAATTTTAGGAAATGACAATGTGCTGAAAAATCTAACGATTGAAGATATCGGCACAACGGCGCCTACCAATAGAGCCCAATCTATAGTAATGGATGGAAGAGATAATAGAATAGAAGGTTTCGATTTAACCATCCGAGGATCCTTTCCGTATGGTTATGGCGATGCGTTTGGAAAAGGCGGCGGGTCTGTAATTAATCATAGAAAACATTCTGGAGTTTTAATAAGAGGACTGCGTAATCACCTTAAAGATTGTAATATTATTTCTAGATCGTATGGGCACATCGTGTTTATGCAAGCAGCAAGTCATCCAACTGTTGAGGGCTGTTATATTGAAGGCGAAATGCGTTCTACAGACGATATGTTGGCTGAAGCGGGAACAGGTACACCAGCCGATAATGTAGATTTTATGACAGTTTGGGGCTATAAATTACCTGCCGGATATATGATGAGTCTTCAAGAAGGCGGTATTAGAGCTTACGATGCAGGTACCACTTATATCGACGGCGAAGAAATTCAACGCGGAACAGACAATCCTACTGTGTTAAATTGTACGGTTAAAAATGCCAGAACGGGGGTGACTTTAGCTCATGCCTCAGGAACGAAAATAGTAGATAATGTCACACTTTTAGGTTGCGAACAAGGCTATTCTATAGGTAGCGGTACGGTGTCTAATTGTAGTGCAGATGCGCAATACGGACCAGTTTTAAGTTTTGCCTATTCTAGCGATAGTAATACGGATATCGATATCACAGTTTTGCCAAGTGATAATCATTATAATGGTAGTGGAACGGTTGCTTATATTGGAGGGAAAGCACACAATATAACTTTAAGAGGAGGAGAGTCTAATAACGACCTTAAAATTCAAGTGGGTGGAGATAAAAATAATATTAGATTGTTGGGGGTAACTTCTAATCAAAATCCATTATCTGCTTCTTCGTTACAATTAAATAATTATACAGATATGCCAGTGGTTTTAGATGAGATGAGTACGAGTGTAGTTGTAAAAACTTGTGGGGCTGGAGAGATAATAGACAAAGGGGTAAGTAATAGTCTTCTAGATTGCTCGGAAGAAGCCTCTGGATTTCCAAATCCAGAAAAAGCATATCGATTAGGTAATAACAGATTTAGATTTTGGGTAATGGCTAATGGAACAGATCAGGCTTTTTCTTTAAGTTATCATGACGATATTAATTCTGGTACAATAAACGATTTTGAAACCTTATTCCCAACAAGTACGGAATCATTTTGGACTTTTACTCCAGTAGAAGGTAGAGAGGGATATTTTTATATAGATTGTATTGGAGGAGGTGAAAAACCAAGGTTAACAGCAACTATGGATAGTGGATTACCTGTAATGTCGGCTAAAACAGTAACTGATGCTTCTGTGCAGTGGTCAGTAGTGCAACCAGAGGGTAGACTTACTTATCATATAACAAACGATAATGCTAGGTTAATTGGAGCTAATTCAGAATCTAATCAAGCTATTTTAGTTGCTCCAGGAAATACAACCAACCAATCACGGTTCGAAGTTATTGAAGTTTTAAATTATTCACTTAGTATTAAAAATGAAAGTTTAAATAATGATATTTTAATGTTTCCCAATCCTACTACCGATATATTAAATGTAGAGATTAAACAAGAAGGATCTGCTCAAGTTGAGGTTTTTAGTTTAACGGGACAAAAGGTTATTTCAAAATTTATGAAAAAAGGAATGAGTCAATTAGACTTAAGTCAGTTATTAAATGGTATGTATATCGTTAAAATTGAATCAGATTCAGGAACTCAAGTTAAAAAAGTTGTCAAGCACTAA
- a CDS encoding family 43 glycosylhydrolase, protein MKTKLLLLTALLSVTIGVSQNPIFTNVFTADPSPHVWPDDPNTLWVYTSHDEPGSNNHYGMTGYHAFSTTDMVNWTDHGRILHIENVDWAESHAWAMDAAYYRGQYYLVYCMKEAGIGLFRTGIARSDVPQGPFTDLGYVKGVEFGQDPAIFIDNDGTPYLYWGHDRQCYAAELNEDLMSIKPETYVDLTKQLTHVFEGPWVHKRNGTYYLTYPGLTPRRWPEKMFYAVADKPLGPYTFKGVFIDDFEGQSGTNHGGVVNYKGKDIMFYHSAWLSGGLSETRSAMADYLEYDKAGNIIPIIPSKKGLGKAERTRVTMKLEAESGFAAGGNLYNVFVDTYLKDYSGKGYVTNFDNPYDHVSMLAQVAQPSKFRFKVSYASPEGESNHNVLINSHLYREFKFPQSKTFTEIDFGIVELKAGDNLIRIFKKDWKPSSGQLAVDYVKLEQVFEDEIDSK, encoded by the coding sequence ATGAAAACCAAATTATTACTGTTAACAGCGCTTTTAAGTGTGACAATTGGGGTCTCTCAAAATCCCATTTTCACAAACGTATTTACAGCAGATCCATCACCTCATGTGTGGCCAGACGATCCCAATACACTATGGGTGTACACCTCTCACGATGAGCCTGGGTCTAATAACCATTACGGCATGACCGGTTACCACGCCTTTTCTACAACAGATATGGTGAATTGGACAGACCACGGCCGTATTCTTCATATAGAAAATGTAGATTGGGCAGAGAGTCATGCTTGGGCCATGGATGCCGCGTATTATCGTGGGCAGTATTATTTGGTGTACTGTATGAAAGAAGCGGGTATTGGATTGTTTAGAACCGGAATTGCACGTAGCGATGTCCCGCAAGGTCCTTTTACAGATTTAGGTTATGTTAAGGGGGTAGAGTTTGGGCAGGACCCGGCTATCTTTATTGACAACGATGGCACACCTTATCTGTATTGGGGTCACGATAGACAGTGTTATGCTGCAGAATTGAATGAGGACCTTATGTCTATAAAACCCGAAACCTATGTTGATTTAACCAAGCAGTTAACCCATGTATTTGAAGGGCCTTGGGTACACAAACGTAACGGCACCTATTATTTAACCTATCCGGGTTTAACGCCGAGACGCTGGCCAGAAAAAATGTTTTATGCGGTAGCTGATAAGCCATTAGGACCATACACGTTTAAAGGTGTGTTTATAGATGATTTTGAAGGACAAAGCGGGACCAATCACGGCGGAGTTGTAAACTATAAAGGGAAAGATATTATGTTTTATCACAGCGCTTGGTTGTCTGGCGGTTTGAGTGAAACACGGTCTGCAATGGCAGATTATTTAGAATACGATAAAGCAGGCAATATCATTCCGATTATCCCTTCAAAAAAAGGTTTAGGAAAAGCAGAACGTACTAGAGTGACAATGAAATTGGAAGCCGAAAGCGGTTTTGCGGCAGGAGGCAACTTGTACAATGTGTTTGTAGATACGTATTTAAAAGACTATAGCGGAAAAGGCTATGTAACCAATTTCGATAATCCGTACGACCATGTGTCTATGTTAGCCCAAGTTGCCCAGCCATCTAAATTTAGATTTAAAGTGAGCTATGCATCACCAGAAGGGGAGTCTAATCACAATGTATTAATCAATAGTCATTTGTACCGCGAGTTTAAATTCCCACAATCTAAAACCTTTACAGAAATCGATTTTGGTATTGTAGAACTTAAAGCAGGCGATAATCTTATCCGTATTTTCAAAAAAGATTGGAAACCTTCTTCAGGGCAATTGGCTGTAGACTATGTGAAGTTAGAACAAGTTTTTGAAGATGAGATAGATTCAAAATAG
- a CDS encoding GH39 family glycosyl hydrolase — MKKLWITGVFMLAMFTAFAQEVKVKANQSGEKFEHFWSKSVGAGRANEGLRAGWLEQLEKVQEECGFEFVRFHGIFHDDMFPVFEKEGKYTYNWQYIDDLFDRMLDLNVRPFVELAFFPTPLAAENSKTQFWWKANITPDESKYGEWHNLVKAFTQHCVDRYGIDEVLTWYFEVWNEPNLHYGFFDGTKSQYFELYKQSVLAVRSVDNRLKVGGPSSSNFVADGRYDGEVESRDGDLITFTADNINDLEWKGSWIEDFLAYCEKEKLPVDFVSTHPYPTDYPFNPTTGKGKDFSRYVNSTKDDIEWLKRTIKKSAYPNAEIHLTEWNTSPNSRDAMHDFLPPAAYITKVNLDCIGLTNSLAFWTFTDIFEEKGGGESIFHGGFGMINYQGLVKPSYHAYRMLHHLGDEQLFKNDYLFVSKKSGDGKVVALAYNYPEDHYNAVPSSIKKIDKYENGKPRQLKMELTDLKPGTQFKLETLDKDHGNIYNYWEQMGKPEPPTREQIKVMKQAAEGLKTELVTVGENGKLTLDRELSPWSLVLIEQIN; from the coding sequence ATGAAGAAATTATGGATTACCGGAGTTTTTATGTTGGCCATGTTCACGGCATTTGCTCAAGAGGTAAAGGTAAAAGCCAACCAATCAGGCGAAAAATTTGAACATTTTTGGAGCAAAAGTGTAGGCGCGGGTCGTGCAAACGAAGGTTTACGTGCCGGTTGGTTAGAGCAGTTAGAAAAGGTACAAGAAGAATGCGGATTTGAGTTTGTAAGATTTCACGGAATTTTTCACGACGATATGTTTCCTGTATTCGAAAAAGAAGGAAAATACACTTACAATTGGCAATATATAGACGATTTGTTTGATAGAATGTTAGATTTAAATGTGCGTCCGTTTGTAGAGTTGGCATTTTTTCCAACCCCATTGGCAGCCGAAAATAGTAAAACGCAATTTTGGTGGAAAGCCAATATTACACCAGATGAATCGAAGTATGGCGAATGGCATAATTTAGTAAAAGCTTTTACACAACACTGTGTAGACCGTTATGGTATTGATGAGGTATTAACTTGGTATTTTGAGGTATGGAACGAGCCAAATTTACATTACGGCTTTTTTGATGGTACCAAATCGCAATATTTCGAGCTGTATAAACAATCTGTTTTGGCAGTGAGATCTGTAGATAATCGCTTAAAAGTAGGGGGACCCTCAAGCAGTAATTTTGTAGCCGATGGGCGTTACGATGGCGAAGTCGAAAGTCGAGATGGGGATTTAATTACGTTTACTGCAGATAATATTAACGATCTAGAATGGAAAGGCTCTTGGATAGAAGACTTTTTAGCATATTGCGAGAAGGAAAAGCTTCCTGTTGATTTTGTGTCGACACATCCTTATCCAACTGATTATCCGTTTAATCCTACCACAGGAAAAGGGAAGGATTTTTCTAGATATGTAAATTCTACCAAAGACGATATCGAATGGTTAAAAAGAACCATTAAAAAAAGTGCTTACCCAAATGCCGAAATCCATTTAACCGAATGGAATACGAGTCCGAATAGTAGAGATGCCATGCACGACTTTTTACCACCAGCAGCGTATATTACCAAAGTAAACTTAGATTGTATTGGGTTAACAAATTCGTTAGCGTTTTGGACCTTTACAGATATTTTTGAAGAAAAAGGCGGAGGAGAAAGTATCTTCCATGGTGGTTTCGGTATGATTAATTATCAAGGTTTAGTGAAGCCTTCGTATCATGCATATAGAATGTTACATCATTTAGGCGATGAACAATTATTTAAAAATGATTATCTGTTTGTAAGTAAAAAATCAGGAGATGGAAAAGTAGTGGCTTTGGCTTATAATTATCCAGAAGACCATTATAATGCGGTGCCTTCAAGTATCAAAAAAATAGATAAATATGAAAACGGAAAACCACGTCAATTAAAAATGGAGCTTACCGATTTAAAACCGGGTACCCAATTTAAATTGGAAACTTTAGACAAAGATCACGGGAATATTTATAATTATTGGGAACAAATGGGAAAACCAGAGCCGCCAACACGGGAGCAAATTAAAGTGATGAAACAAGCTGCCGAAGGCCTAAAGACAGAACTAGTTACAGTAGGTGAAAATGGAAAATTAACTCTAGATCGCGAATTGAGTCCTTGGAGTTTGGTCTTGATCGAGCAGATTAATTAA
- a CDS encoding glycoside hydrolase family 88 protein — translation MHILEKTLVVLLLVFLFNSCNEAQKKPETIEVQVVLQANTNKIIQTVKHLRVRDSFPRTILKGDTSWELVGVRDWCSGFWPGVLWYAYEFSGDEMLKLKAQEFTEPIKSIAYSKATDHDIGFQVYCSFGNGFRLTGNQAYKNVMLAAADTLATLYNPQVGTIHSWPSKPQYPHNTIIDNMMNLELLFWASKNGGEKRLYDIAERHAEVTMKNLIRPDYSTYHLASFNDKTGEFIRGVAHQGYADDSMWARGQTWGIYGFAFSYRETGRKDFLEASIKLADKYLERLPDDGIPYWDFDDPKIPNAPKDASAAAIAACGMLELATLIEDHQLKEKYAKAAKYFITVLSSDAYLSKDTNDALLLHSTGHHPRNSEVDASIIYADYYFMEALLRLRAFEGQSKS, via the coding sequence ATGCATATTTTAGAAAAAACTCTTGTAGTGCTATTACTTGTATTCTTGTTTAATAGCTGTAATGAGGCGCAAAAAAAACCTGAAACAATAGAGGTCCAGGTCGTATTACAAGCCAATACCAATAAAATTATTCAAACAGTAAAACATTTACGGGTAAGGGATAGTTTTCCTAGAACGATATTAAAAGGCGATACGTCTTGGGAATTGGTAGGAGTTCGTGATTGGTGTTCTGGCTTTTGGCCCGGAGTTTTATGGTATGCTTATGAGTTTTCTGGAGATGAAATGCTTAAACTAAAAGCCCAAGAATTTACAGAACCTATTAAAAGTATCGCATATTCTAAAGCAACAGATCATGACATTGGGTTTCAGGTATATTGTAGTTTTGGAAACGGATTTCGTTTAACTGGCAACCAAGCTTATAAAAACGTGATGCTTGCCGCTGCAGATACTTTAGCAACCTTATATAACCCCCAAGTTGGTACCATACATTCTTGGCCTAGTAAACCGCAATACCCTCATAATACCATTATCGATAATATGATGAATTTGGAATTATTGTTTTGGGCATCTAAAAACGGTGGAGAAAAGCGATTATATGATATTGCAGAACGCCATGCCGAAGTCACCATGAAAAATTTAATAAGACCTGATTATTCTACCTATCATTTAGCCTCTTTTAATGACAAAACAGGCGAATTTATTCGTGGGGTTGCTCATCAGGGATATGCCGACGATTCTATGTGGGCGCGCGGACAAACTTGGGGGATATATGGTTTTGCGTTTTCGTATAGAGAAACAGGACGTAAAGATTTTTTAGAAGCCTCTATTAAGTTAGCCGATAAATATCTAGAACGTTTGCCGGACGATGGTATTCCGTATTGGGATTTCGACGACCCAAAAATTCCAAATGCCCCTAAAGATGCTTCGGCCGCTGCTATTGCTGCATGTGGTATGTTAGAGTTGGCTACTTTAATAGAAGACCATCAACTTAAAGAAAAATATGCTAAAGCCGCTAAATACTTCATAACGGTGCTGTCGTCTGATGCTTATCTAAGTAAAGATACAAATGATGCGTTATTGCTACACTCTACAGGTCACCATCCACGAAATTCAGAAGTTGATGCCTCCATCATTTATGCCGATTATTATTTTATGGAAGCTTTGTTACGGTTGAGAGCATTCGAAGGACAAAGTAAATCTTAA
- a CDS encoding glycosyl hydrolase family 28 protein has product MIKQLKHMTLLGILLLVVSACAEQPVSKVKVYPAPKEIVLSKKYKVTVEDQQVPVYSTKIPPDNPIPRLNPNRGEFGLASVASLDMNAAVTVTVESPEQVHAVKILPTSYGITPMVDGTKITFQLTEPGHVTVEVNGEWHESLHILANPFEKNVPNPDDPNVIYFGPGLHEVSQLTISDGQTIYLAGGAYIRCTVPEQDDEIEIRGHLRKKPTFILEGNNVSIRGRGIIDQSTIPKKIRRYTILAHKAEDVTIEGVTIFDPSHWTIPIQSCDKVHVDNIKIFGWRGNADGVDITSSSDLLVENCFMRTFDDAVVIKSFGGYGEVNNVHTRNCVVWNELAHALSIGAEVHENISNVLFEDCDVIHDVGRETALRVYHCDDAVISGVMFDNIRIEEARRLISCWIGKTRWTETEERGHIKNVTFKNITATSAPIDTSLTGFQDGPDWKPYTIKDHASMELVGYDAEHLVEDILFDNVILDGKKVEAKQVTTNAFVKDVEFK; this is encoded by the coding sequence ATGATAAAGCAATTAAAACATATGACATTATTAGGAATATTACTGTTAGTAGTATCCGCTTGTGCAGAGCAACCCGTAAGCAAGGTAAAAGTCTACCCTGCACCAAAAGAGATTGTATTGTCTAAAAAATATAAAGTGACTGTTGAAGACCAACAAGTGCCGGTTTACAGCACTAAAATTCCGCCCGATAATCCGATTCCGCGTTTAAACCCCAATAGAGGTGAATTCGGATTAGCTTCAGTTGCTTCATTAGATATGAATGCTGCGGTTACCGTTACGGTAGAATCTCCAGAACAAGTGCATGCGGTTAAAATTTTACCAACGTCTTATGGTATTACACCAATGGTTGATGGCACTAAAATCACATTTCAATTAACAGAACCTGGTCATGTAACGGTTGAAGTGAATGGCGAATGGCACGAATCTTTACACATATTAGCCAATCCGTTTGAAAAAAATGTGCCAAATCCAGACGACCCGAACGTTATTTATTTTGGCCCAGGACTTCATGAAGTTTCCCAATTAACTATTTCCGATGGCCAGACTATTTATTTGGCAGGAGGGGCATATATCCGTTGTACTGTACCAGAGCAGGACGACGAAATTGAAATCCGTGGCCATTTAAGAAAAAAGCCAACTTTTATTCTTGAAGGGAATAACGTGAGCATTAGAGGGCGCGGAATTATAGATCAAAGTACGATTCCTAAAAAAATAAGACGTTATACTATTTTGGCTCATAAAGCAGAGGATGTTACCATAGAAGGTGTAACCATTTTCGACCCGAGCCATTGGACCATTCCGATCCAGAGTTGCGATAAGGTTCATGTCGATAATATTAAAATTTTTGGTTGGCGCGGTAACGCCGATGGTGTAGATATTACTAGCAGTAGCGATCTTTTGGTTGAAAACTGCTTTATGAGAACCTTTGATGATGCGGTTGTTATTAAATCATTTGGCGGTTATGGAGAGGTAAACAATGTACATACGCGCAACTGTGTCGTGTGGAATGAATTGGCGCACGCATTAAGTATTGGTGCTGAAGTGCACGAAAATATTAGCAATGTGCTTTTCGAAGACTGCGATGTCATTCACGATGTGGGGAGGGAAACTGCCTTAAGAGTATATCATTGTGACGATGCTGTAATTAGCGGTGTCATGTTTGATAATATCAGAATTGAAGAAGCGCGTCGATTAATTTCGTGTTGGATCGGTAAAACACGATGGACAGAAACCGAAGAACGCGGCCATATTAAAAATGTAACTTTTAAAAATATTACGGCGACCTCGGCACCTATAGATACCTCACTTACAGGTTTTCAAGATGGGCCAGATTGGAAACCGTATACGATAAAAGACCACGCAAGTATGGAGTTAGTAGGCTACGATGCTGAGCATTTAGTAGAAGATATCCTATTTGATAATGTGATTTTAGATGGCAAAAAAGTAGAAGCAAAACAAGTAACTACGAATGCGTTTGTTAAGGATGTTGAATTTAAATAA
- a CDS encoding arylsulfatase, with the protein MILILVDDQGYGDIAALGNPYIKTPHIDALHASSARFTDYHVNPTCAPTRAALLTGHNANRAGVWHTVNGRSILLERETTAAQIMKANGYATGIFGKWHLGDNYPSRPQDKGFEEVLIHGGGGIEQTMDYWDNDYFNDTYHHNGKLEKFEGFCTDIWFDEAMKFMAENKAKNKPFFCYLPTNAAHTPYFVANKYSDPYKDNENIPSAAFYGLIANVDENIGKLTEYLKTSGLMDNTILVFMTDNGTSAGAKIPKTDDRLDGFVTNGFNAGMRGIKASKYEGGHRVPLFIHWKDGGITVGKDIDALTAHYDVLPTLVDLCDLEVNDSIAFDGQSLKPLIAGDDSNFKERIVITNSQRVDVPEPWRRTSLMQGKWRLIDGTELYDLTSDPEQRTNIAEQHPEKMAEFKAAYDAWWADLLPGYNDLPRIYIGHKAENPTTLFCHDWHTEKAASPWHQRHIRSGYMDNGYWLVKVAETGTYNLKLRRWPKETKLALGAEADIRPELSGTSVSASKKGKALRIKNARIKIQDAEDEKAVDDTQEYVEFTVDLKAGETQLQTWFTLDNNEELGAYYVTVEKL; encoded by the coding sequence GTGATCCTAATTTTGGTCGACGACCAGGGGTATGGAGATATTGCCGCTTTAGGTAATCCGTATATAAAAACGCCCCATATTGATGCGCTTCATGCTAGCAGTGCTCGTTTTACAGATTATCATGTTAATCCTACCTGTGCACCAACTAGAGCCGCTTTATTAACTGGACATAATGCTAATAGAGCTGGGGTTTGGCATACCGTAAATGGTCGCTCCATACTTTTAGAACGTGAAACCACGGCGGCACAAATTATGAAAGCCAACGGCTATGCAACCGGAATTTTCGGAAAATGGCATTTGGGCGATAATTACCCATCGCGACCACAAGACAAAGGTTTTGAAGAAGTACTTATTCACGGTGGTGGTGGTATCGAGCAAACCATGGATTATTGGGATAACGATTATTTTAACGATACCTATCACCATAACGGAAAGCTGGAAAAGTTTGAAGGCTTTTGTACCGATATTTGGTTTGATGAGGCCATGAAATTTATGGCAGAAAATAAAGCGAAGAACAAACCCTTCTTTTGTTATTTGCCAACTAATGCCGCACACACCCCGTATTTTGTAGCCAATAAATATTCAGATCCGTATAAGGATAACGAGAATATCCCGAGTGCAGCATTTTATGGTTTGATTGCTAATGTCGATGAAAATATTGGGAAGCTTACCGAGTATTTAAAGACTAGTGGATTAATGGATAATACCATTTTAGTGTTTATGACCGATAATGGGACTTCGGCTGGGGCCAAAATCCCGAAGACAGATGACCGTTTAGACGGTTTTGTAACCAATGGATTTAATGCCGGAATGCGTGGAATTAAAGCAAGTAAATACGAAGGCGGCCACCGTGTCCCTTTATTTATTCATTGGAAAGATGGCGGGATTACCGTAGGAAAAGATATCGATGCGCTAACTGCGCATTACGACGTATTACCAACCTTAGTTGATTTATGTGATTTAGAAGTAAACGATTCTATTGCCTTCGACGGACAAAGTTTAAAACCATTAATAGCTGGCGACGATTCTAATTTTAAAGAGCGTATTGTAATCACCAATTCACAACGTGTCGATGTGCCAGAACCTTGGCGAAGAACATCGCTAATGCAAGGAAAATGGCGTTTAATTGACGGTACCGAATTATACGATTTAACTAGCGATCCTGAGCAACGTACCAATATTGCCGAACAACATCCAGAAAAAATGGCTGAATTTAAAGCGGCTTACGATGCCTGGTGGGCAGATTTATTACCGGGTTATAACGATCTTCCACGTATTTATATAGGCCACAAAGCAGAAAACCCAACAACCTTATTTTGTCACGATTGGCATACCGAAAAAGCGGCAAGTCCCTGGCATCAGCGCCATATTCGTTCCGGATATATGGATAATGGTTATTGGTTGGTAAAAGTTGCCGAAACCGGAACTTATAATTTAAAATTACGTCGTTGGCCTAAAGAAACGAAGTTAGCCTTAGGTGCCGAAGCGGATATTCGTCCAGAACTTTCGGGTACCAGCGTTAGTGCATCGAAAAAAGGAAAAGCTTTGCGTATTAAAAATGCGCGAATTAAAATTCAAGATGCTGAAGACGAGAAAGCCGTGGATGACACTCAGGAATATGTAGAGTTTACAGTCGATTTAAAAGCGGGAGAAACCCAACTTCAAACGTGGTTTACTTTAGACAATAATGAAGAATTAGGAGCGTATTATGTCACCGTTGAAAAGTTATAA
- a CDS encoding sulfatase family protein: MKGLIVCVQIALLIFSLRCQSQSKTPLERHQNVIIIYTDDLGYGDLSCYGAKDYETPHLDAMAAQGMRFTDFSTSSSICTPSRAGLLTGRYAQRWGQDDGVFWPYSKDGMPASELTIAEILKENGYQTGMVGKWHLGHKPEFSPTAQGFDMYYGIPYSNDMWQDPETPLAKDVVFNENLTESDYKTENPKKNFRNKVPLMLGNEVIEWPVDQSLLTKKYTTKATQFITEHKNQPFFLYVAHSMPHTPLYASSQFKGKTKRGLFGDVLEEIDWSVGEILKTLKQTGLDKNTLVIFTSDNGPWLSKKLDAGSAGNLRDGKFSPYEGGSRVPAIAWQPGFVPSGVVSHAQVSTLDMLPTMVHLTESALPKDRILDGKDITSILSGETQTLKQDYFLYRGNAIRMGPWKYVLDDDKQALYNLNEDVAESKNVISSNPEKAQVLKRNLDSIKHSFTIKTMP, translated from the coding sequence ATGAAAGGTCTAATTGTATGTGTTCAAATAGCACTACTTATCTTCAGTTTAAGGTGTCAATCACAATCGAAAACACCCTTAGAGCGTCATCAAAATGTAATTATTATTTATACCGATGATTTGGGCTATGGCGATTTATCGTGTTACGGCGCTAAAGATTATGAAACACCGCATTTAGACGCCATGGCTGCTCAAGGTATGCGTTTTACCGATTTTTCAACGTCTAGTTCCATTTGTACACCGTCGCGAGCTGGACTTTTAACCGGACGATATGCGCAGCGCTGGGGACAGGATGATGGTGTGTTTTGGCCCTATAGCAAAGATGGTATGCCGGCTTCGGAACTAACGATTGCAGAGATTCTTAAAGAAAACGGATACCAAACCGGTATGGTTGGGAAATGGCATTTGGGCCATAAACCTGAATTTTCGCCAACAGCACAGGGTTTCGATATGTACTATGGGATCCCATATAGTAACGATATGTGGCAAGATCCAGAAACTCCATTAGCTAAGGACGTTGTGTTCAATGAAAATCTTACCGAATCAGATTATAAAACAGAAAATCCGAAGAAAAATTTTAGAAATAAAGTACCATTAATGTTAGGAAATGAGGTGATAGAATGGCCAGTGGATCAATCCTTACTCACAAAAAAATACACCACTAAAGCCACCCAATTTATTACAGAACATAAAAATCAACCCTTTTTTTTATATGTAGCGCATAGTATGCCACACACGCCTTTGTATGCATCGTCACAATTTAAGGGTAAAACCAAACGCGGTTTATTTGGCGATGTGTTAGAAGAAATAGATTGGTCTGTAGGTGAAATTTTAAAGACTTTAAAACAGACAGGTTTAGACAAAAATACCTTGGTAATTTTTACCTCGGATAACGGGCCTTGGTTAAGTAAGAAATTAGATGCTGGTTCGGCTGGTAATCTTAGAGATGGTAAATTTTCGCCTTACGAGGGTGGTAGTCGCGTGCCTGCTATAGCTTGGCAACCCGGTTTTGTGCCGAGTGGTGTAGTTTCTCATGCACAGGTATCTACTTTAGATATGCTGCCAACTATGGTTCATTTAACCGAATCGGCACTTCCTAAAGACCGGATATTAGACGGGAAGGATATTACTTCAATTTTAAGTGGTGAAACGCAAACCTTAAAGCAAGATTATTTCCTATACCGAGGCAATGCTATTAGAATGGGGCCGTGGAAATATGTTTTGGATGATGATAAGCAGGCTCTATATAATTTAAATGAAGATGTAGCAGAATCTAAAAATGTCATCAGTTCTAATCCAGAAAAAGCACAGGTGTTAAAACGCAATTTAGATAGTATAAAGCATAGTTTTACAATTAAAACCATGCCGTAA